One stretch of Arthrobacter polaris DNA includes these proteins:
- a CDS encoding tyrosine-type recombinase/integrase yields the protein MTRAQQGLTFSSETKAVTIKKLLDTNGQSFELAQEVLLRAKRKVPTVAAVIQEHIDLLVRPSSGTMRTYQTMLDLHIKPELGAIPIDELDFRDITQWIRAMQKGKSAKTIKNNHSLIFSSMEMAVRLKYRSDNPCRGVQLPSGDRVEDDARFLTHAEFGQILFHMPERYKDFTQFLVMTGTRFGXATAVTVADVDLLSKPATVRISKAWKRDGNNGFYVGPTKTGAGKRTVSLAPDLVEILIPLVASRHGSDLLFTTGTGGRIAHSVYWQKCWLPTVLAAQSAGLXKTPRIHDLRH from the coding sequence GTGACAAGGGCTCAGCAGGGCCTGACGTTCTCCTCGGAGACTAAAGCTGTCACTATCAAGAAGCTNCTTGACACCAACGGCCAGTCCTTTGAGTTGGCCCAAGAAGTCCTGCTGCGGGCCAAGCGGAAGGTACCCACAGTTGCGGCCGTTATCCAGGAGCACATCGATCTGCTGGTTCGTCCATCCTCCGGGACCATGCGCACGTACCAGACCATGTTGGATCTTCACATCAAGCCGGAGCTCGGTGCCATCCCCATTGATGAACTGGACTTCCGTGACATAACGCAATGGATTCGCGCGATGCAAAAGGGGAAGTCCGCCAAGACGATTAAGAACAACCATTCTCTGATCTTCTCGTCCATGGAAATGGCAGTGCGACTGAAATATCGTTCAGATAATCCTTGCCGTGGTGTCCAGCTTCCATCGGGCGATCGTGTTGAGGATGACGCTCGCTTCTTGACTCACGCAGAGTTTGGCCAAATCTTGTTCCACATGCCTGAGCGCTACAAGGACTTCACTCAATTTCTTGTCATGACAGGTACGCGTTTCGGANNGGCCACAGCCGTGACCGTTGCCGACGTGGACCTGCTGTCCAAGCCGGCGACCGTGAGGATTAGCAAGGCGTGGAAGCGAGATGGCAACAATGGATTTTATGTTGGACCCACGAAAACTGGAGCAGGGAAGCGGACTGTCTCCTTGGCTCCGGACCTTGTAGAGATTCTCATTCCCTTGGTTGCGAGCCGGCACGGGAGTGACTTGCTTTTCACCACGGGAACCGGCGGCAGAATTGCCCACAGCGTGTACTGGCAAAAGTGCTGGCTTCCGACCGTGCTGGCTGCCCAGTCGGCCGGACTCAANAAGACTCCCCGCATCCACGACTTGAGGCATTAG
- a CDS encoding tyrosine-type recombinase/integrase, producing the protein MSPRITLPPDLAGRWLTKFFTDYLAGERSASPRTVESYRDGLKLLLIWFRDSEHIPPEKLRLADIDRHRVLDFLHWLETARHCSAATRNQRLAVVKSFCRYTATEQPDRLEEVTGILAIRQKKAPGREFGHLSGDEVKALLTEPGTVSARALRDTALLALAYDTAARVQELCDLNVADIRLSTPITVTIHGXGSKTRYVPVMEPTAQLITNYLDHRNPHPGLGTDADPLFHGPNHARLTRSGIAKLLTRHARAVRAQNHDWAPGLKVTPHTLRRTRAMHLIQAGVNLIYIRDLLGHADVSTTEIYARADTEAKRQAIENAYEPLTPDSMPDWTQDTSLIGWLDSLAR; encoded by the coding sequence ATGAGCCCGAGGATCACGCTGCCACCGGATCTTGCCGGACGCTGGCTAACGAAATTCTTCACCGACTACCTGGCCGGAGAACGATCGGCTTCACCCAGGACCGTGGAATCCTACCGTGACGGGCTGAAACTGCTGCTCATCTGGTTCAGGGACTCGGAGCACATCCCGCCGGAGAAACTGCGTCTGGCCGACATCGACCGGCACCGGGTTCTGGACTTCCTCCACTGGTTGGAGACAGCACGGCACTGCTCGGCAGCTACCCGCAACCAGCGCCTGGCCGTGGTCAAGTCATTCTGCCGCTACACCGCCACCGAGCAGCCCGACAGGCTCGAGGAAGTCACCGGAATCCTCGCAATCAGGCAGAAGAAGGCGCCGGGCCGCGAGTTCGGGCACTTGAGCGGAGACGAAGTCAAAGCGCTGCTGACTGAACCCGGTACAGTCAGTGCACGCGCCCTCAGGGACACCGCACTGCTCGCGTTAGCCTACGACACGGCCGCCCGCGTTCAAGAGCTCTGCGACCTGAACGTTGCCGATATCCGCCTCTCCACCCCAATCACGGTAACGATCCACGGANAGGGATCCAAAACACGCTACGTGCCCGTCATGGAGCCAACCGCGCAGCTCATCACCAATTATCTTGACCACCGCAACCCACACCCTGGCCTCGGAACTGACGCGGACCCGCTGTTCCATGGACCAAACCACGCCAGGCTGACACGCTCCGGAATCGCCAAACTCCTGACCCGCCACGCGCGGGCCGTTCGGGCACAAAACCACGACTGGGCACCAGGCCTGAAAGTCACACCCCACACGCTTAGGCGAACCAGGGCAATGCACCTGATCCAAGCCGGCGTCAACCTGATCTACATCCGTGATCTCCTCGGCCACGCCGACGTCTCCACAACAGAGATCTACGCACGCGCCGACACCGAGGCCAAACGCCAAGCAATCGAGAACGCATACGAGCCACTCACCCCAGATTCCATGCCCGACTGGACCCAGGACACATCTCTGATTGGATGGCTCGATTCGTTAGCACGCTGA
- a CDS encoding tyrosine-type recombinase/integrase: MSETMLAGLVASLVDSRHVGGYSFKVPERVLHQFAQHCQREGYAEGRITKEAVDGFLYGSHLRSSTIRRNEVVLRHLADYAQTLGWEAYTPAARTKVRLRHEPPYVFTDEEVRRLFAAIDSQTMSSYTNKALVDPVLFRVLYGAGLRISEALNLRLPDVDTHAGTLQIRDSKNGESRKIPVTDRLAATLAAYTAAAHPAPESSDYVFYSVAAGRPINQASIYVRFREYLADAGIAHFTGGPHPHSLRHGFAVANLRRWAAHGADLSVMLPYLACYMGHADLRGTQYYLRLTADAXPEVIAKAQIRFGYVIPAPPEEES, from the coding sequence ACGCGTTCTGCACCAGTTCGCGCAGCACTGCCAGCGGGAGGGCTACGCGGAGGGGCGNATCACCAAGGAAGCGGTCGACGGGTTCCTATACGGGAGCCACTTGCGCTCCTCGACGATCAGGCGAAACGAGGTGGTGTTACGCCACCTGGCAGACTACGCCCAAACCCTTGGCTGGGAGGCTTACACGCCAGCGGCGAGAACCAAGGTCCGGCTACGCCACGAGCCACCGTACGTTTTCACCGACGAGGAAGTTCGCCGCTTGTTCGCCGCGATCGACTCCCAGACCATGTCCTCCTACACGAACAAGGCCTTGGTTGACCCGGTACTTTTCAGGGTGTTGTACGGTGCCGGGCTGAGAATTTCCGAGGCCCTGAACCTGAGGCTACCGGACGTAGACACGCACGCCGGGACGTTGCAGATTCGCGACTCGAAGAACGGTGAGAGCAGGAAAATCCCGGTCACCGACCGGCTTGCCGCGACCCTGGCCGCCTACACGGCGGCTGCGCACCCAGCCCCGGAAAGCAGTGACTATGTGTTTTATAGTGTCGCTGCGGGCAGGCCAATCAACCAGGCGAGCATATATGTGCGGTTCCGTGAATACCTGGCCGATGCCGGCATTGCCCACTTCACCGGCGGTCCTCATCCCCACTCGCTGCGCCACGGCTTCGCCGTCGCCAACTTGCGTAGATGGGCCGCCCATGGCGCGGACCTATCAGTGATGCTTCCCTATCTGGCGTGCTACATGGGACACGCCGACCTGCGCGGGACCCAGTATTACCTGAGGTTGACCGCCGATGCCTANCCAGAAGTGATCGCCAAAGCCCAAATCCGTTTTGGCTACGTCATTCCAGCCCCGCCCGAGGAGGAATCATGA